One Gimesia sp. DNA segment encodes these proteins:
- the folB gene encoding dihydroneopterin aldolase — MPDQIHIADLLLRTIIGINEEEREKKQDVLINITMGVDLKAAGQSDQIEDAVNYRTITKEIIDLVEHSQFQLVEAMAHEVARICLEDDRVACAEVRIEKPGALRFARSVGVSVVRRREDYQQ; from the coding sequence ATGCCCGACCAGATTCATATTGCCGATCTGTTATTACGAACCATCATTGGTATTAACGAGGAAGAACGCGAAAAAAAACAGGATGTTCTCATTAACATCACGATGGGCGTTGATCTGAAAGCAGCTGGTCAGTCGGATCAGATTGAGGATGCTGTCAATTATCGCACGATTACCAAGGAGATCATTGACCTGGTAGAGCATTCCCAGTTCCAACTGGTCGAGGCGATGGCACATGAGGTGGCACGAATCTGTCTGGAAGATGATCGCGTTGCATGCGCAGAGGTCCGGATTGAAAAACCGGGAGCTCTGCGTTTTGCCCGCTCTGTGGGAGTCAGTGTGGTACGCAGACGCGAGGATTATCAGCAGTGA
- a CDS encoding vWA domain-containing protein yields MKMFQRARKANVNLPGDQSRRGAFMVMAVPFLVATMGFMAFGIDIAVITMTKTKMRNAVEAAALAAAQQITDAVQTTADGITEGGDVSSSVQDANSIAVEAAKAMAEKVAGLNGVYVDPETDVKFGKRYQDASGTFHMIWGETAKPYNVVKVIARRDNSEEGKPDSQLQLFFAGIMGEKTASVTTSAIAFIEARDIVLVLDYSGSMSYDSEFDAMSSYRLGKSAVEDNLDDIWNTLVDSGATYSNSDKLKFPPEGYGKIDSAVGEYISSNDEDYIFRRLDLDEVDSSGNLKYPFPQEGKNYYGSLNGQPTGYTNKNLWKGYIRWVRTNGTVSNYGYRKKYGYRTLMGYLISQRKKNDQSEDLWRAPIYPFHAMKNGVTLFTQFLGGLEFGDHIGLVTYDDSSRVESVLNDDGVSETVNLGDELITNNYTDINAIQRHKQASHYAPYTGMGYGIRDARELLSSHGRAGARPTILVMTDGNANRSPSNWSLPGSWDWDDVTDFDGDGQADYQTGDRHKQYALWQAVEAANLGYTVHTMTVGAGADRDLMRAIAKACNGISIDAPGGATIEEMRSQLLIAFGKIAANVPPAKLLADPESDF; encoded by the coding sequence ATGAAAATGTTTCAACGAGCCAGAAAAGCGAACGTGAATCTACCCGGCGACCAAAGTCGTCGTGGTGCGTTCATGGTGATGGCGGTACCATTCCTCGTTGCGACCATGGGCTTCATGGCGTTCGGGATTGATATCGCAGTGATTACCATGACCAAAACGAAAATGCGCAATGCAGTGGAGGCAGCTGCCCTGGCTGCGGCGCAACAGATTACCGATGCCGTCCAGACAACGGCAGACGGCATCACAGAAGGTGGTGATGTATCGAGCAGCGTGCAGGACGCGAACTCGATTGCTGTCGAAGCAGCCAAAGCGATGGCCGAGAAAGTCGCCGGGCTGAATGGCGTGTATGTGGATCCGGAGACCGATGTCAAATTCGGTAAACGGTATCAGGACGCCTCTGGTACTTTCCATATGATCTGGGGGGAAACTGCCAAACCATATAACGTGGTGAAAGTCATTGCCCGTCGTGACAATTCAGAAGAAGGAAAGCCAGACTCGCAGCTGCAACTGTTCTTCGCTGGAATTATGGGAGAAAAGACGGCCTCAGTCACCACATCTGCGATCGCCTTCATCGAGGCACGTGATATCGTACTCGTGCTCGACTACTCCGGTTCAATGAGCTACGACAGTGAGTTTGATGCCATGTCCTCTTATCGTCTGGGAAAATCGGCAGTGGAAGACAACCTGGATGATATCTGGAATACACTGGTTGATTCTGGCGCGACTTATTCGAATTCGGATAAACTCAAATTTCCTCCTGAAGGCTACGGAAAAATCGATTCCGCAGTGGGTGAGTATATCAGTTCCAACGACGAAGATTACATCTTCCGGAGATTGGATCTGGATGAAGTCGACTCGAGTGGAAATTTGAAATACCCCTTCCCTCAGGAAGGTAAAAATTATTACGGGAGTCTTAACGGTCAGCCTACAGGCTATACAAACAAAAACTTATGGAAGGGTTACATTCGCTGGGTCCGGACGAATGGTACCGTCAGTAATTATGGCTACCGCAAGAAGTATGGTTATCGCACACTGATGGGCTATCTCATCAGTCAGCGTAAGAAAAATGATCAGTCCGAAGATCTGTGGCGGGCTCCGATCTATCCGTTCCATGCGATGAAAAACGGGGTGACACTGTTTACCCAGTTCCTGGGCGGCCTGGAGTTTGGTGACCACATCGGGCTGGTGACCTATGATGATTCGTCCCGAGTCGAATCGGTCCTGAATGACGATGGCGTTTCGGAAACGGTCAACCTGGGTGATGAACTCATTACTAACAACTACACAGATATTAATGCGATTCAGAGACACAAGCAGGCTTCGCACTATGCTCCCTACACCGGTATGGGTTACGGGATTCGTGATGCCAGAGAATTGCTGAGTTCTCACGGTCGTGCTGGTGCACGTCCGACGATCCTGGTGATGACCGATGGTAACGCGAATCGTTCACCTTCAAACTGGTCTCTCCCGGGAAGCTGGGACTGGGACGATGTGACAGATTTCGATGGCGATGGACAGGCTGATTATCAGACCGGCGATCGTCATAAGCAATATGCTCTCTGGCAGGCTGTGGAAGCGGCCAACCTGGGGTATACCGTGCATACCATGACCGTTGGGGCAGGTGCAGACCGAGACCTGATGCGGGCCATTGCCAAGGCCTGCAACGGGATCAGTATCGATGCTCCCGGTGGTGCGACGATCGAAGAGATGCGATCACAGCTGTTAATCGCCTTTGGTAAGATTGCAGCTAATGTTCCGCCAGCGAAATTGCTGGCAGATCCGGAAAGTGATTTCTAA
- a CDS encoding TadE/TadG family type IV pilus assembly protein, which translates to MLKRHCRWALNQKSKQARSGTTLVELAFVAPVFLVFVYAIFEFGYAYMISNIIQEATQEGAKLGRCEDVTTAQVETRVRDLLDTVFDSNLATIMVKNASQFDTPGADVEQINFSELPDLELANAEKAQLFIVRVEVPYKDVRLLNSFFVDPVKAAEAADKEKNLVLSGHSVRRHE; encoded by the coding sequence ATGTTGAAGCGGCACTGCCGTTGGGCATTGAATCAAAAATCGAAGCAAGCGCGTTCCGGAACCACACTCGTGGAACTGGCGTTCGTGGCGCCTGTTTTTCTGGTGTTCGTCTACGCGATCTTCGAGTTTGGCTACGCCTATATGATTTCGAATATCATTCAGGAAGCAACCCAGGAAGGGGCTAAGCTGGGGCGCTGCGAAGATGTCACCACGGCTCAGGTCGAAACACGCGTACGAGATCTGCTTGACACCGTGTTTGACTCAAATCTGGCCACAATTATGGTCAAGAATGCCAGCCAGTTCGACACTCCAGGCGCGGATGTAGAACAGATCAATTTTTCCGAGTTACCTGATCTAGAATTGGCAAATGCGGAGAAAGCACAGCTGTTTATCGTACGAGTGGAAGTGCCTTACAAGGATGTGCGATTGCTCAATTCATTTTTCGTGGACCCGGTAAAAGCAGCTGAGGCAGCTGATAAAGAGAAAAACCTGGTCCTGTCCGGACACAGTGTCAGGCGACATGAGTGA
- a CDS encoding polysaccharide pyruvyl transferase family protein, translating to MQPTPDNYTRRNWLKQTLTHSLALAGASQLGISLPSTCAADSKPAENAPTLLLRSGWQTVNIGDIGHSPGILKLLEVYAPDFRIILWPNSVDRGVEPMLQKRFPHLKIVKGRLSRDGKLDSPELEEAFEQADFFLHGSGPSVVSRRELAHWDKVTGKPYGIYGVTVSEVTPELHRLLSGADFIYTRETSSLNNLKEAKVTSPEQDFAPDATFAIDLTDDPKAKAFQQQHQLEPGQYLCAVPRLRYTPYHKIHKGSRWSKEKIAEVESVNQQYQEIDHAKLRAAIIKWVRTSGQKVVVCPEMTYQTEIIQPLVIDPLPEDVKAKVVAHDQYWLPDEAGSLYRDASAVVSMECHSPIIACAHGTPGLYVRQPTDTIKGQMWYDIGLADWTFEIDEVNQQQIADRAIAVYENYNQSLEKLKTVMESISARQKRTMQVVRQAVLKAHSS from the coding sequence ATGCAACCGACTCCCGATAATTACACTAGACGTAACTGGCTCAAACAGACTCTGACACATTCCCTGGCTCTGGCAGGAGCTTCTCAGCTGGGAATTTCCCTGCCTTCAACCTGCGCAGCAGACAGCAAACCCGCAGAAAATGCCCCAACACTGCTGCTCCGATCCGGATGGCAGACCGTTAATATCGGCGATATTGGACATTCTCCCGGCATTCTGAAACTGCTCGAAGTTTATGCGCCCGATTTTCGGATCATCCTCTGGCCCAACAGTGTTGACCGGGGTGTCGAACCAATGCTGCAAAAGCGATTTCCTCATCTAAAGATCGTCAAAGGTCGCCTCAGCCGTGATGGGAAACTGGATTCTCCCGAATTGGAAGAGGCTTTTGAACAGGCCGATTTCTTCCTGCATGGCTCGGGACCGAGTGTGGTTTCCCGCAGGGAACTGGCCCACTGGGACAAAGTCACAGGCAAGCCCTACGGAATTTATGGTGTGACGGTCTCCGAAGTCACCCCCGAACTCCATCGACTGCTCTCAGGGGCTGACTTCATTTATACCAGAGAGACCAGCTCGCTAAATAACCTGAAAGAGGCCAAGGTGACATCGCCCGAGCAGGATTTTGCCCCGGATGCCACATTTGCCATCGACCTCACCGACGATCCTAAAGCTAAAGCATTCCAGCAACAGCACCAGTTGGAGCCGGGACAGTACCTCTGTGCGGTTCCCCGACTGCGGTACACCCCATATCACAAAATCCACAAAGGGTCCCGCTGGTCCAAAGAGAAAATTGCAGAAGTTGAATCTGTCAATCAACAGTATCAGGAAATTGATCATGCGAAACTACGCGCTGCAATTATCAAGTGGGTCCGCACCAGCGGTCAGAAAGTGGTCGTCTGTCCGGAAATGACTTACCAGACAGAAATCATTCAGCCACTGGTGATCGATCCACTGCCTGAGGATGTAAAAGCAAAAGTGGTCGCCCACGATCAATACTGGCTTCCTGACGAAGCAGGCTCACTCTATCGAGATGCGTCAGCGGTCGTCAGCATGGAATGTCACTCGCCCATCATCGCCTGTGCTCACGGGACGCCAGGACTCTATGTCCGACAACCCACAGACACGATTAAAGGGCAGATGTGGTACGATATCGGGTTGGCGGACTGGACGTTCGAAATTGACGAAGTCAATCAACAACAGATTGCAGACCGTGCGATTGCCGTCTACGAGAACTACAATCAGTCTCTGGAAAAACTCAAAACGGTCATGGAGTCCATCAGCGCCCGTCAAAAGCGAACGATGCAGGTTGTCAGGCAGGCGGTCCTCAAAGCGCACTCTTCCTGA
- the folK gene encoding 2-amino-4-hydroxy-6-hydroxymethyldihydropteridine diphosphokinase, with the protein MSRLNRAFLALGSNIEPEWNLPQAVQLLADYGSVTGKSSVWQSAPVGDPDQPDFLNAAVLLETEHDADTICERVVPEIENRLNRVRDPLNKNGPRTIDIDLVLFNRDSLLIAHRIIPDPEIGSRVFLAVPLAEIAPDYEVPGLNTTLSEIAGDLNRVPQNQLLLRDEIQL; encoded by the coding sequence GTGAGCCGGCTCAATCGGGCTTTTCTGGCACTGGGCAGTAATATTGAGCCGGAATGGAATCTGCCTCAGGCAGTCCAATTGCTGGCTGATTATGGGAGCGTTACAGGAAAATCTTCAGTCTGGCAAAGTGCCCCGGTGGGGGACCCAGACCAGCCAGATTTTCTCAACGCTGCAGTTCTGCTGGAGACAGAACATGATGCTGATACAATCTGCGAAAGGGTTGTTCCTGAAATTGAAAACAGGTTGAATCGGGTACGCGATCCTCTGAATAAAAATGGTCCGCGTACCATTGATATTGATCTTGTTCTCTTTAATAGAGATTCCCTGCTGATCGCACATCGGATCATCCCGGACCCCGAGATCGGATCGCGAGTCTTTCTGGCAGTACCTCTGGCGGAGATTGCCCCGGATTACGAAGTACCGGGACTCAACACCACGTTGTCCGAAATCGCAGGCGACTTAAATCGGGTCCCTCAAAATCAGCTGCTGCTCCGGGATGAGATCCAGCTCTAA
- a CDS encoding TadE/TadG family type IV pilus assembly protein, with protein sequence MRINYIRTNKTNRLDSDRRGVAAVEFAVIAPVFLALVLGMVAVRRAVHTTTVMEAALSQAGRLASMDADLDLPSGTSLNDKIILDVRNFLRASGIENDESNLTITITRADDADGNALDPMPNPPSSGDTFDLSDPDNRNRLFRIGIEIPEGAMNSKLTEIMNLEGSMAKPMTGDAVWDLILNNGTTKIVN encoded by the coding sequence ATGAGAATCAACTATATCCGAACAAACAAAACAAACCGACTGGATTCCGACCGCAGAGGTGTAGCTGCGGTCGAATTTGCCGTTATTGCGCCTGTGTTCCTGGCTCTGGTGCTGGGAATGGTGGCCGTCCGGCGCGCTGTACACACCACGACTGTCATGGAAGCCGCCCTGTCCCAGGCAGGACGTCTGGCATCCATGGATGCTGATCTGGATTTACCCTCGGGTACTTCATTGAACGATAAAATTATCCTGGATGTGCGTAACTTTCTGCGTGCTTCCGGTATCGAAAATGATGAGAGTAATCTGACGATCACTATTACCCGCGCTGATGACGCAGATGGCAATGCTCTGGATCCCATGCCTAATCCTCCCAGTTCTGGAGACACTTTCGATTTGAGTGATCCAGATAACCGCAATCGCCTGTTCCGGATTGGGATTGAGATTCCGGAAGGTGCTATGAATTCTAAACTGACTGAAATAATGAATCTGGAGGGTTCCATGGCGAAACCTATGACGGGGGATGCAGTATGGGATCTGATTTTAAATAACGGCACGACAAAGATTGTCAACTAG